The Desulfovibrio porci genome includes a window with the following:
- a CDS encoding nucleoside deaminase, which yields MQDHHSVAAPRVFAPAGPVPDPPPGLSWEGLMDLALAQARLAAADGEVPVGAVLAGPDGRLLAQCRNAPVALRDPTAHAEILALRAGGAALGNYRLNGCVLAVTLEPCAMCAAALAHARLAGVVYGAADDLAGAVISRAEYLDAPFCNHRVWHMGGVRAEACAALLRDFFERKRG from the coding sequence GTGCAAGATCATCATTCTGTAGCGGCCCCGCGCGTTTTCGCGCCCGCCGGGCCTGTGCCCGACCCGCCGCCGGGCCTGAGCTGGGAAGGACTGATGGATCTGGCCCTGGCCCAGGCCCGCCTGGCGGCGGCGGACGGCGAGGTGCCGGTGGGCGCGGTGCTGGCCGGGCCGGACGGGCGGCTGCTGGCGCAATGCCGCAACGCGCCCGTGGCCCTGCGCGACCCCACGGCCCACGCCGAAATCCTGGCCCTGCGCGCCGGGGGCGCGGCGCTGGGCAATTACCGCCTGAACGGCTGTGTGCTGGCGGTCACCCTGGAGCCCTGCGCCATGTGCGCGGCGGCCCTGGCGCACGCGCGCCTGGCCGGGGTGGTTTACGGCGCGGCGGATGATCTGGCCGGGGCCGTGATCTCCCGCGCCGAATATCTGGATGCCCCTTTCTGCAATCACCGGGTCTGGCACATGGGCGGGGTGCGGGCCGAAGCCTGCGCGGCCCTGCTGCGGGATTTTTTCGAAAGGAAGCGCGGCTGA
- a CDS encoding helix-turn-helix transcriptional regulator, with product MKELRYILGAGCLNAWLWLAFRSYGDPEPFLFNDEFGRLFAVLPCAALFLFLLGLWRERLRAEGMLSRLWIAGCAGLCSPLLLSLDIPLLANAAAGTLISALAGFGFAVGFVVLGMGVASLPRRGILVVVSAGIIVSRALIHGLLALRPEGLLLLPVVFALAAKLLLEPPAAPSPPDKESRAPSGQSGAPEFAAVAALPDPSGLINLWPVYAVYGLTGFSHGLYYSLLAVMEPLLPRPKPHLLLIVVLSCLISPLCIHLARRASIWRTVLLMGPLLVVGYTAWPLLHRESPALSLDSLHFAYTLLGVYSYTTLFYAASWLNARRRGNGIRLIGLGGAILLFSLLLGTYALPGIRASLSHGTTVNYLFALLAVTILLSSSTYVFLLERMGFWEAAPHGRPARPMRPLPGAFSPVTSLGPSAENAAQAPQSQQGEGQTGAESLSREECEQLFRRLGLTRQQALIAAMLAQKHNDADICASLNISPSTLKTHIRNILRRLNINSRHELPWLVCHAAGGQNEE from the coding sequence TTGAAAGAGCTTCGTTACATTCTGGGCGCGGGTTGTCTGAATGCCTGGCTCTGGCTGGCCTTCCGCAGCTACGGCGACCCTGAGCCGTTCCTGTTCAACGATGAATTCGGACGGCTTTTCGCCGTACTGCCCTGCGCCGCGCTGTTTCTGTTTCTGCTCGGCCTGTGGCGGGAGCGGCTGCGCGCCGAGGGCATGCTGTCCCGGCTCTGGATCGCGGGCTGCGCCGGTCTGTGCAGCCCGTTACTGCTGAGCCTGGATATCCCCCTGCTCGCCAACGCCGCGGCCGGGACGCTCATCAGCGCCCTGGCGGGTTTCGGTTTTGCCGTGGGTTTCGTGGTGCTGGGCATGGGTGTGGCCTCGCTGCCGCGCCGGGGCATTCTGGTGGTGGTCAGCGCCGGCATCATCGTCAGCCGCGCCCTGATCCACGGTCTGCTGGCCCTGCGGCCGGAAGGCCTTTTACTCCTGCCCGTGGTCTTCGCCCTGGCGGCCAAACTGCTGCTGGAGCCGCCCGCCGCCCCGTCGCCGCCGGACAAGGAAAGCCGCGCCCCCTCCGGCCAGAGCGGCGCGCCGGAATTTGCCGCCGTTGCCGCGTTGCCCGACCCGTCCGGCCTGATCAATCTGTGGCCGGTCTACGCCGTCTACGGCCTGACCGGCTTCAGCCACGGCCTGTACTACAGCCTTCTGGCCGTCATGGAACCCCTGCTGCCCCGACCCAAGCCGCATCTGCTGCTCATTGTGGTGCTGAGCTGCCTGATTTCCCCGCTCTGCATCCATCTGGCGCGGCGGGCCTCCATCTGGCGCACCGTTCTGCTCATGGGACCGCTGCTGGTGGTGGGCTATACGGCCTGGCCGCTGCTGCACCGCGAATCCCCGGCCCTTTCTCTGGACAGTCTGCACTTCGCCTACACCCTTCTGGGCGTCTACAGCTACACCACCCTCTTTTACGCGGCCTCCTGGCTGAACGCCCGCCGCCGGGGCAACGGGATCCGGCTCATCGGCCTGGGCGGAGCCATTCTGCTCTTCAGCCTGCTGCTGGGCACCTACGCCCTGCCCGGCATCCGCGCCAGCCTTTCCCACGGCACCACGGTCAACTACCTGTTCGCCCTGCTGGCCGTCACCATCCTGCTTTCCAGTTCAACCTACGTCTTTCTGCTGGAACGGATGGGCTTCTGGGAAGCCGCGCCGCACGGGCGCCCGGCACGTCCCATGCGCCCCCTGCCGGGCGCGTTCTCGCCCGTGACCTCGCTCGGGCCTTCAGCCGAAAACGCCGCGCAGGCCCCGCAAAGCCAGCAGGGGGAAGGCCAGACCGGCGCGGAAAGCCTGAGCCGGGAGGAATGCGAGCAGCTTTTCCGTCGGCTCGGGCTGACCCGCCAGCAGGCGCTCATCGCGGCCATGCTGGCCCAGAAGCACAATGACGCCGATATCTGCGCCAGCCTGAATATTTCGCCCAGCACGCTGAAAACCCATATCCGCAATATCCTGCGGCGGCTGAACATCAACAGCCGTCATGAACTGCCCTGGCTCGTCTGCCATGCGGCGGGCGGCCAGAACGAGGAATAG
- a CDS encoding TRAP transporter substrate-binding protein, translating to MNRRFFLAAGFAAALSLMAGPAVTAHAADYNGPKIKFRVAHTTPPGNHITLAFEKFKELVEQKSGGKIKVQVFPNAILGSDRVLMEGAQKGSLEMAVSSTPNMANFSPLYQVFDLPYITSPKNQEKLYKAIDSGALGKYFEKVAHDIGLEPIMYAEYGYRNFVTINRPVSKVEDLAGLKMRTTDSAVEVEVAKVLKMNPTPVAWGETYTALQQGTVDGEGNTFPHMYGAKHHEVLKYAVTSAHNYGMQVMMANKAWWDKLPPEAQNVVREAAAEALAYQRETLYPKNEAEAREGFVKAGITIVDLTDAQLDEFRKATRPVWDKFKDKFPPELVEMVLETQK from the coding sequence ATGAACAGAAGATTCTTTCTTGCAGCGGGCTTCGCGGCCGCGTTGTCCCTGATGGCGGGACCGGCCGTGACGGCCCATGCCGCCGACTACAACGGCCCCAAAATCAAATTCCGGGTGGCTCATACCACGCCCCCGGGCAATCACATCACTCTGGCCTTTGAAAAGTTCAAGGAACTGGTGGAACAGAAAAGCGGCGGCAAGATCAAGGTCCAGGTGTTCCCCAACGCCATCCTGGGCAGCGACCGCGTGCTGATGGAAGGCGCTCAGAAGGGCAGCCTTGAAATGGCTGTAAGCTCCACCCCCAACATGGCCAATTTTTCTCCTCTCTATCAGGTTTTTGATCTGCCGTACATCACCAGCCCCAAGAATCAGGAAAAACTGTACAAGGCCATCGATTCCGGCGCGTTGGGCAAGTATTTCGAGAAGGTCGCCCATGACATCGGTCTGGAGCCGATCATGTACGCCGAATACGGCTACCGCAACTTTGTGACCATCAACCGCCCGGTGTCCAAGGTGGAAGACCTGGCCGGTCTGAAGATGCGCACCACGGACTCCGCCGTGGAAGTGGAAGTGGCCAAGGTTCTGAAAATGAATCCCACACCCGTGGCCTGGGGCGAAACCTATACGGCTCTGCAGCAGGGCACCGTGGACGGCGAAGGCAATACCTTCCCGCACATGTACGGCGCCAAGCACCACGAAGTGCTGAAGTACGCCGTGACCTCGGCCCACAACTACGGCATGCAGGTCATGATGGCCAACAAGGCCTGGTGGGACAAACTGCCTCCCGAAGCTCAGAACGTCGTGCGCGAAGCCGCGGCTGAAGCCCTGGCCTACCAGCGCGAGACCCTTTACCCCAAGAACGAGGCCGAAGCCCGCGAAGGCTTCGTCAAGGCCGGCATCACGATTGTGGACCTGACCGACGCACAGCTTGACGAATTCCGCAAGGCCACCCGCCCGGTCTGGGACAAGTTCAAGGACAAGTTCCCGCCCGAGCTGGTGGAAATGGTGCTTGAAACCCAGAAATAA
- a CDS encoding sensor domain-containing diguanylate cyclase has protein sequence MEQISTLTAEGIYYRLTTKFTKPVNISLTMAHDSLLASHLSGEPRHGDDPAYIETTRAYLETYQKKYDFDSVFLVSAATGRYYSFRGVDRVLTEKNPENAWYFRLLDSPRDYTLEVDNDEVQGADNAITVFVNCKIKDAAGRVLGVVGVGIRIDSLQELLRSYEEKYHVTASLVSKNGTMEISTAHTGYEGKDWFTVYRQEDIREKVLGWNADSMSLKLWTPTAPRSREKSFIVTRFIPELSWNLIVAQNTGLLIRKMQTQLYQTCAILVAVILIVLLVITTVIRKFNRQITQLMEERQQFFTRATEQQYDNIWEFNITENCAEGTRTEESFAARDGRPLPYDQGIALMAETRVKKEFRRGYLETFAPRNIIRAYEAGNSHLRYDFMTRRNDGQYYWMRVDAHIFYSAEDASIHMLAYRKNIDAEKKQELRAATDEMTGFYTKKATERAIGRLLSEKPDGAYAFFIFDIDNFKQANDRFGHAFGDVCIRTFTGILKRHFRGKGLLGRIGGDEFAAFIPIPDREWAEATAKNLSAALCVECADGTARWRMSASIGVALAPQCGTDFAGLYQSADAALYQTKKRGKNGFTMNDGHGGV, from the coding sequence ATGGAACAGATTTCCACCCTTACAGCCGAAGGGATTTATTACCGGCTGACCACAAAATTCACCAAACCGGTCAATATTTCGCTGACCATGGCCCATGACAGCCTGCTGGCCAGTCATCTCTCCGGAGAGCCGCGACACGGAGATGACCCCGCGTACATTGAAACCACCAGAGCCTATCTGGAGACATACCAGAAAAAATATGACTTTGATTCCGTCTTTCTGGTTTCCGCCGCCACGGGCCGGTATTATAGTTTCAGGGGCGTGGACCGCGTTCTGACGGAAAAAAATCCGGAAAACGCCTGGTATTTCCGCCTGCTGGACAGCCCGCGAGACTACACGCTGGAGGTGGACAACGACGAGGTGCAGGGCGCGGACAACGCGATCACCGTTTTTGTGAACTGCAAAATCAAAGATGCCGCCGGACGGGTGCTCGGCGTGGTCGGTGTGGGCATCCGCATTGATTCCCTTCAGGAATTGCTCAGAAGTTATGAAGAAAAATACCATGTGACGGCGAGCCTGGTCAGCAAAAACGGCACCATGGAAATCTCCACCGCACACACCGGCTACGAAGGAAAAGACTGGTTCACGGTCTACCGGCAGGAGGACATTCGGGAAAAAGTCCTGGGCTGGAACGCTGACAGCATGAGCCTGAAACTCTGGACGCCCACCGCGCCCCGGAGCCGCGAAAAAAGCTTCATCGTCACCCGTTTTATTCCGGAACTGTCCTGGAATCTCATTGTGGCGCAAAACACCGGTCTGCTGATCAGGAAAATGCAGACCCAGCTCTATCAGACCTGCGCGATTCTTGTCGCCGTCATCCTGATCGTCCTGCTTGTCATCACAACGGTCATCCGGAAGTTCAACAGGCAGATCACCCAGTTGATGGAGGAACGGCAGCAGTTTTTCACCCGCGCGACGGAACAGCAGTATGACAATATCTGGGAATTCAACATTACCGAAAATTGCGCGGAGGGGACGCGGACCGAGGAAAGTTTCGCGGCGCGTGACGGCAGGCCCCTGCCCTACGATCAGGGCATCGCCCTCATGGCCGAAACGCGGGTCAAAAAGGAATTCCGGCGCGGCTATCTGGAAACCTTCGCGCCGCGGAACATCATCCGGGCGTATGAGGCCGGGAACAGTCACCTCCGCTATGATTTCATGACCCGCCGCAACGATGGGCAATACTACTGGATGCGGGTGGACGCGCACATTTTTTACTCCGCCGAGGATGCGTCCATCCACATGCTGGCCTACCGCAAAAACATTGACGCCGAAAAGAAACAGGAATTGCGGGCCGCGACGGATGAAATGACCGGCTTTTACACCAAGAAGGCCACGGAACGCGCCATCGGCAGGCTGCTTTCCGAAAAGCCGGACGGCGCATATGCCTTTTTCATCTTTGACATTGATAATTTCAAGCAGGCCAACGACCGTTTCGGGCACGCCTTCGGGGATGTCTGCATCCGGACCTTCACGGGCATCCTCAAACGGCATTTCAGGGGCAAGGGACTGCTGGGACGGATCGGCGGCGACGAATTTGCGGCATTCATCCCCATTCCCGATCGGGAATGGGCGGAAGCGACGGCCAAAAACCTTTCCGCCGCGCTCTGCGTCGAATGCGCGGACGGCACGGCCCGCTGGCGGATGTCCGCGAGCATCGGCGTGGCTCTGGCCCCGCAGTGCGGAACGGATTTCGCCGGTCTGTACCAGAGCGCGGACGCCGCGTTGTATCAGACCAAGAAAAGGGGAAAAAACGGCTTCACCATGAACGACGGTCATGGCGGCGTATAG
- a CDS encoding fused MFS/spermidine synthase: MLELTVFLSGALVMVLEMVGGRVLAPHVGTSAIVWTSLIGVVLACLALGAWAGGRFADKTLSRRGLGQALAGAGLGCGLTAFCHTAVGVGVTQGVGNLYLAAVAAALGIFALPAFFFGMITPYVIRLRIAGVDTAGATVGRLYALSTAGSILGTFLGGFVLISFFGSTAILWGVALCMLLLSLCNAPAKPWPRLLLLALCALLAWQDSLYGQWLAEKSGTRLVESPYNSIRVMDGVDRARDGRAVRLMATDPGYSQSGMLLDAPDELYFDYTRFYALGPRHVPGARTVLMLGGGGYSVPKWLLAGKSGLDAAALRLTVVELDPAMTAASRRWFGLKDDPRLTVRHEDARAFLNRQQERYDLVFVDVFNSHYSVPFQMGTMEAAKELRRAVAPGGALLMNVISAVEGPDGRLFRSIYHALAAAFAEVRVYCVGRPDRPGEVQNLMLLAFPEAGRVSPPAPAPAADPSAAETDVMLSARYAGPVPTDTPALSDDFAPVERYALMLLRR; the protein is encoded by the coding sequence ATGCTGGAACTGACGGTTTTTTTGAGCGGCGCGCTGGTCATGGTGCTGGAAATGGTGGGCGGCCGGGTGCTGGCCCCGCATGTGGGCACCTCGGCCATTGTCTGGACCAGCCTCATCGGCGTGGTGCTGGCCTGTCTGGCCCTGGGAGCCTGGGCCGGCGGCCGCTTCGCGGACAAAACGCTTTCCCGCCGGGGGCTGGGCCAGGCCCTGGCCGGAGCCGGACTGGGCTGCGGGCTGACGGCCTTCTGCCACACGGCGGTGGGCGTGGGCGTGACCCAGGGGGTGGGCAATCTCTACCTGGCCGCCGTGGCCGCCGCGCTGGGCATTTTCGCCCTGCCCGCCTTTTTCTTCGGCATGATCACGCCCTACGTGATCCGCCTGCGCATCGCCGGCGTGGACACCGCCGGGGCCACGGTGGGGCGGCTCTACGCCCTGTCCACGGCGGGCAGCATTCTGGGCACCTTTCTGGGCGGCTTTGTGCTGATCTCTTTTTTCGGCAGCACGGCCATTCTCTGGGGCGTGGCCCTCTGCATGCTGCTTCTTTCCCTCTGCAACGCGCCCGCCAAACCCTGGCCGCGCCTGCTGCTTCTGGCGCTCTGCGCCCTGCTGGCCTGGCAGGACAGCCTGTACGGGCAATGGCTGGCGGAAAAGAGCGGCACGCGCCTGGTGGAGAGCCCCTATAACAGCATCCGGGTCATGGACGGCGTGGACCGCGCACGCGACGGCCGCGCCGTGCGCCTGATGGCCACGGACCCCGGCTACAGCCAGTCCGGCATGCTGCTGGACGCCCCGGATGAGCTCTATTTCGACTATACCCGTTTTTACGCCCTGGGGCCGCGCCACGTGCCGGGCGCGCGCACGGTGCTGATGCTCGGCGGCGGGGGCTATTCCGTGCCCAAGTGGCTGCTGGCGGGCAAAAGCGGCCTGGATGCCGCCGCCCTGCGCCTGACCGTGGTGGAGCTGGACCCGGCCATGACCGCGGCCTCCCGGCGCTGGTTCGGCCTGAAGGATGACCCCCGTCTCACGGTGCGGCACGAGGACGCCCGCGCTTTTCTCAACCGCCAGCAAGAGCGTTATGACCTTGTTTTTGTGGACGTCTTCAATTCGCACTATTCCGTGCCCTTTCAGATGGGCACCATGGAGGCGGCAAAGGAATTGCGCCGGGCCGTGGCTCCAGGCGGAGCCTTGCTGATGAACGTGATCTCGGCCGTGGAGGGCCCGGACGGGCGGCTGTTCCGGAGCATTTACCACGCCCTGGCCGCCGCTTTCGCCGAGGTGCGCGTCTATTGCGTGGGCAGGCCGGACCGGCCCGGCGAGGTGCAGAATCTGATGTTGCTGGCTTTTCCCGAGGCCGGGCGCGTTTCTCCTCCGGCTCCGGCCCCCGCCGCGGACCCGTCGGCCGCCGAGACGGACGTCATGCTGTCCGCGCGCTACGCCGGGCCTGTGCCCACGGACACGCCCGCGCTCAGTGACGACTTCGCGCCGGTGGAGCGCTACGCCCTGATGCTGCTGCGGCGGTAG